The genomic DNA AATCCCGCAGCGCTCAACCTCGCGAGGGTCGCAGACAGGAAGAGATGCTATCTGGGAAGGTTGATAGAGCTCGAGAGAACCATCGCAGATATTGTTGAGGGAAGAAGATCATTCGGCATCTGCTTCGCCTTCGCTCACAACGATGCGGGGATCACATACGCCGCCACTGTCAGGGCGCTTCTTCCAGAGGCAAGGTTCTTCGTGATAATCTTCGGCAGGAATGCAGAGGAGCTTGCCGGCACAGTTGATTTCGATGCAGAGAAGATCGCGGAGAGGGCAGTCCACAACCCTCTCGGGCTGAAGAAAAAGATCGACGAGGTTCTGACATGGGCTGTATAGAGATGCTCAAACCCCAGATTCTGCTGCGGGGGATATCGTTCAGAGAGGCCAGGGAGTACATAGAGTCGAGCTGCGACGAGTGCTATCACTTCCAGCCAGGGTTCAGGCTGTTCGGCGAATATATAATCGGAGCTCCGCCGATAGCGGTTGGCATCATGAAGGATGGGAGCATAGTCTTCCCCTACACAAAGCCATGCCATGGCACTTTTGTGTTGAAGCACAGGGACGAGGCTGAGGCTGAGCGGGTCAGAAAGCTTGGAAGGGAGGAGGTCATGAGATCCCTGAAGAGGCGTTGACGTCAGCCACAGCAGTTCGGCTATGTCCTCTGCACACCTCTTCTGTCACATGAGTCGTTTTGAGCTGGCCGGGCTCACCATATGAGGTCTCTATCACATTAGCTTCGAAAATTTTATTCAGATCATTGGCATCTTGTATATCATGTCCGACAGAAAACCAAAGGTGGCGTGGGGGATAACCGGAAGCGGTGACAGGCTCCCGGAGATTGTGGACATGATGAAGAACGTGCAGGAGATGTACAGGGATGCTGTGGATATCAGGGTCTACATATCAAGGGCTGGGGACCAGGTTGTCAAGTACTACAAGCTCTTCAACGAGCTGGAGGCAAGCTTCGACAAGATATGGGTGGAGGCGAATGCGAACGCGCCGTTCCTGGCCGGACAGCTGCAGCTCGGAAAGTTTGCTTTCCTCATCATAGCACCTGCAACATCCAACACCGTCGCCAAGATCTCCCTTCGTCTGGCCGACACACTCCTGACCAATGCTGCGATAATGGCGCAGAAGGCATATGTACCGTTGTACATAATGCCATCCGACTACGAAGAGGGTGTCACCATCACAAAGCTGCCTGACGGAAGGGATCTGAAGCTGAGAATCCGGCGTGAGGACGTGGAGCACGTGAGGCGCCTGGAGGCAATGGATGGGACATTTGTTCTGAGGGGAGTCGATGAGATTCCTGGGGTATTCGAGAAGCATTTCGGCAGACCGTGACTGTTTAGTTCTGCCATAAAGATGCAAGAGCTCCCAGGCTCAGCGCGAGGAGCATCTCCAGAGAGCCGAAACCTGGAGCAGCATTCACCTTTTTTGCCTCATCTGCATCTTCATAGCTGGCATTCCTGAGAACCCCTGTCGGGCTTGCAAGAATGCCCTCTATCACATCCAGGACAACCAGGTCTCGATCTCCTCCGGCGTAGATGTTGATGACCTGGAGATCCATGCGTTTTACTCCATAGAAAACAAAATGATCCCCAATGCCCAGCACGGATGATGCGACCGGTGAGCCACTGGTGTAAAGCGATAGCCACACCCTGCCGGCCTGTGGGTCCACATCCTCCACCACAAGCGTCAGGTTCCCGGCGAACTGGAGAGATTCTCCGGTGGTCAGCATGACGGTCACACCGCCGGATCCCGTATGCATGCACGCGCACAAAATAATCGCAAGCTGTATTGCTCTCAAGGGCGACCTCATACCAGCTCTCCCCTGCCATGTGCAGATCTATGTGTGAATAGGTGTGCAGACACCAAATCAATCTCCTGCATAAGCGAATACATTCTGACAGCGGGTCTCAGGCCCATCTCACCTCGACCTCATCTGTCCTGTAATTAGGCCTGACGCCTGAGCTCTCAATCGGCGTGCTCACGCCGCTCTTGAGCATCACCAGCCCTGTATATGCTATCATCGATCCGTTATCGCCCATGAAACGCCTTTCAGGGAGATAAAATCTCGCGCCGCGCTCCTCACACATCAGCCTAAGCATCTCTCCGAGCCGCCGGTTCGCCCCGACTCCACCGACAAGCATTGCCTCCTTCTTCTCAGCATGTGCCATCGCGCGCTCTGTGACCTCGACGAGCATCGCGAATGCGGTCTCCTGGAGGCTGTAGCAGACGTCCTCCAGATCGTATCTCCTGGCGGCCTCTGCTGCAGCGGTCGCAAGCCCTGAGAAGGAGAAGTCCATTCCCTTGACGGTGTAGGGAAGCGGTATGTATTCCTTTGCATTCCTGGCGAGCTCCTCTATCCGCGGCCCTCCAGGGTGCGGAAGACCGACTGAGCGTGCGAACTTGTCAAGCATGTTCCCGACGCTGATGTCCAGGGTCTCGCCAAAGATCCTGTAGCGACCGCGCCTGAGGGCGAGAACCTGGGAGTTTCCGCCGCTCACGTAGAGCACCGCAGGATCCCTGGCTCCGGTCTTCCATTTCCCAATCTCGATATGAGCTATGCAGTGGTTCACGCCGACGAGAGGGACATTGAGCTTCAAAGCGAGAACCCTGGCCGCAGTCGCGACCGTCCTCAGGCACGGCCCGAGTCCGGGCCCCTGAGAGAACGCGACTCCGTCGATCTTTATTCCGAGATCTCTGGCGCCCTGGATCACCTCTCTCAGCAGCGGGCCGATGTGCTCTGAGTGGTGCTGCGCCGCCTCTCTTGGGTGAATACCTCCCCTTGCAGGCGTGTATGTTGCAGCCCTCTCTATGATCACATCATCCTCATTCACGATCGCTGCACTGAGATTCCAGGCAGTGCCCTCAATACCAAGGACGTACATGGCACACCACATTTCCTTTGAAAGAGATGATCTCACGCTCTGATGTTATCTTTATGACCACCGCGCCCTTCATGCGCAGGGCCTCCCATGCTATTCACATACTTTGACAAATGGTTTGTACTGCAAATCATGCTGTGAGAACTCATAGGTAGTCGAGACCTATATCCTTTCGGTACCGCATCCCGTTGAACCTTATTCTCCTTATGTTGTCGTATGCCTTCGATCTCGCCTCTGCAAGCGACGATCCCTTTGCGACCAGTGTCAGGACCCTTCCTCCGGTTGTGTAGATCTTTCCGGAATCACCAAATGCTGTGCCGTTGTGATACACCAGAACATCTGGATCAACCTTATCGAGGCCCCTTATCGGGATATTGGTATAGTGTGCTCCGGGATAGCCTGGCCGCTCCTCAGATCCGCTGGAGACAGGCTTGACAACCCGACCGCTGACAGCGCATACTCCAAGGTGATACTCAGGGTTCCACTCCAGCTCGATCTCGTTGAGCCTCTGGTCGAGAACAGCGCGCGACAGCCTGTACATATCCGTTCTGAGCCTGGGTAAGATCACCTCTGCCTCAGGATCCCCCAGACGGACGTTGATCTCCAGGACGTATGGCTCCCGCTCGCCATCGCGCTCCATGATCATCAGGCCGAAGTAGATGAAGCCCCTGTACCTTAGACCCATATCGTAGATCCTCCGCATCGTCGGCCTAGCTATCCTAGACATGATCGTCTCTCTGAGATCATCATCCAGCCAGGGATGCGGTGAGAAGCCACCCATGCCCCCGGTGTTCGGGTTGTTCTCGAGGTTCGGATTGCCTGAGAGCCTGTTGAAGAGCCTTATCGCTGTGATCTCATCGGGCGCGAAGGCCTGCTTGTAGTCCATCGCCGACTCGAGCGGAAGTATGTTTTTGCCATCCGCGATGGCAAAGAACATCAGCTCCCTCCCCTCAAGCCTCCTCTCGATCTCGATCCTGTTTCCAGCATCCCCGAAGATCCTGGGCTCGACCATGATCCTCTCGACCGTGGAGAGGGCCTCATCTCTTGAGGAACATACCACAGAGCCCTTGCCTGCTGCGAGCCCGTCCGCTTTTATTACAAGGTTCTCCCCGGGGTGGGTATCATAGAACTGATCGACGAACTCCTTTGCCTCATCAGGATCATCGAAATTCCTGTAAGGCGGCACCGGCACCCCTATCTCGCTCAGCAGATCCTTCGTCCAGCATTTGGATCCCTCCAGCAGGGCAGCCCGCCTCTCCGGCCCGACGATATCAAGGCCGCGCTCCTCAAAAGCGTCTACTATTCCCGCCGAGAGATACCCCTCTGGGCCCACGAATGTGAGATCGATTCTGTTCCTCTCCGCGAATGATAACATTTCATCGATGCTCTTGATCTGGGCGCCATCTGCCTGGGAGCATTTCTGCAGGAGACTGCTCCCCGCATTTCCCGGAGCCACGAAGACCTTCTCAACAGAAGGGCTCCTTGAAAAGGCGTGGGCTATCGCATTGCCCCTTCCCCCTGCATCGACAACAAGAATCCTTGCGCCAGCCATCTATACCCAACTCGATCGGGAAAGGCGTGCAGATAATATTTATAAGCCATCCCCCAATCATGCCACAGATCAGGCGACTCTGAGCGCCGCGAAATCATGTAAAACCTCACGCTCAGAAATTGTGCCACTATGGTGGTGTTGTATTTGCAGACTCAGGAGAGGCTGTTGGAGATAATACGCGACAGAAATGTCGAGTTCATAAGGCTGCAGTTTACTGATATTCAGGGCATAGTTAAAAACGTCGCGATTCCTGTAACGCAGCTCGGGAAGGCGTTCAAGACCGGCATATCGTTCGATGGATCCTCGATCGAGGGCTTCGCGAGGATCCAGGAATCTGATATGGTACTGAAGCCGGATCTGGACACCTTCTGCATACTGCCCTGGAGATCGATGGGCGGGACGAACGAGGCCAGGCTCATATGTGATGTTTACACCTCTAAAGGAGTTCCCTTCGAAGGTGATCCCAGGTATGTTCTGAAGAGAAATCTCGAGGTCGCCGCGAAGATGGGCTACACGATGAACGTCGGCCCGGAGCTAGAGTTCTTCCTTTTTGAGAGGGAGAACGGATCCGGCACAAAGCCACATGACTTCGGCGGCTATTTCGACCTCGGCCCCGTGGATCTGGCGGAGGATGTAAAGAGGGAGATCGTTCGGGTGCTCATAGAGATGGGGTTCACCGTGGAGGCTGCGCATCACGAGGTTGCAAGGGGCCAGCATGAGATAGACTTTGTTTATGATGAGGCTCTCCGCAACGCCGACAAGGTCGTCACATTCAAGTACGTCACAAAGACGATCGCGCTGAAGAACAATCTGCGCGCGACGTTCATGCCCAAGCCGATATATGGCCAGGCCGGATCCGGGATGCACGTCAACATATCTCTCTTCAGAAAGGGGGAGAACACGTTCTTCGATCCAGAGAGGCCGTACAATCTCAGCGACGTGGGGCGGTACTTCGTGGGAGGACTGCTCGAGCATGCTCCGGCCATAACTGCAGTCGCAAATCCACTGATAAACTCGTACAAACGTCTTGTCTCCGGATTTGAAGCACCAGTATACATCAGCTGGTCCGGTCCGAACAGATCCTCCCTCATAAGAGTTCCTGCGGCGCGGGGCCTCTCGACCCGCATAGAGTTCAGGTCTCCAGATCCGTCATGCAATCCGTATCTGGCGTTTGCGGCAATACTTGCAGCCGGTCTGGATGGAATACGGAAAGGCATAGACCCAGGAGAGCCGCTTGATCTCAACCTGTATGGGCTATCACAGGCTGAGCTGGACCAGCTCGGGGTCAGAATGCTGCCGTCAAACCTGCATGAGGCGCTTGTCGCGCTCGAGGAGGATAAAGTAATAAGAGATGCACTGGGCGAGCATGTCGTCAACAACCTGCTCAGGCTCGGAAAACTCGAGTGGAGGAACTACAACACATATGTCCATCAGTGGGAGATCGATCGGTACATCAACATAATCTGAGCCCAGCCGCACCCTTTTCCGGGGCGGACAGCTCAGCCCTCTCAGAACGTATCCTCGATCCATCTTTTTATATCATCACGCACGCGCCTGAAAGCGTTAATCCCACCACCCGCTGGATCCGGGAAGGCTCTGTGCATGTGAACTCCTGGAATGTAGGGACACGAATCCGCGGCATCACAGAGTGTTACGATTGTATCGAAATGGATATCCCTCATGCTATCAAGCCCTTTCGATCGCTGCTCTGATATATCAATGCCGATCTCTGCCATCGCGCTCACAGCGTTCGGATCCACCTCTGTGGGCTCGATGCCTGCGCTGTACGCCTCATAATTATCTCCTTTGAGCGCCCTGAGAAGGGCCTCTGCCATCTGGGATCTGGCGGAGTTGTGGACGCAAACGAAAAGCACCCTCTTCTTCATGAGAGATTGTGTGGAGAACACACTGTTAAACACCTTCCGGCATGAGGTAATGTACTCATGATCTCCAATAAAAGAACGATGCGATAACAAATCTCCTGTCAGCCGCTGTCTCCGCGTAATGTACTCGTATCAAAATCTCCAAGAAAGCGTTTAGGTCGCGTACCCAGATTACTGAATAGCGCTAACGGGTGAAGCAATGGGTGTTTGGCGTCAAATAAGTCCCTTGCATTCGATTCTAGTGATGATTTTCAGTAAAGCGAGTACGCGACCAGCGTTTATTGCCGATCGATAAGTTCTGCAGCTCCATGCCCCAGATCAGCTGCAACCAGTTCATAAGAGCCTCTTCTGCACCCATCCGTTTATCTTCAGGTACGGTATCGCCTTCCTCTTGATGCCGAGCCTGATGAGATCTGATGGACTCTCTATCCTCTCCCTCCTCCTGTATGAGATGATCCTGCGTGCGCTCTCCGGCCCTATGCCAGGCACTCGTATCAGGCTCTGAAAATCGGCCTCATTCACATCGAGTGGCAGGTCGAGCGATTCTCCGGCCAGAATGACCTTTGGATCCTGATTGATGAGAAATCCATAATCGTCGAAGACATTTTTGATCTGCTCGGGGGAGAGTCTGTAGACCCTATAAAGCCAGTCGAGCTGGTATAGCCTGCTCTCACGCCATCTCAGCTGCGGTTGTTTTCCTTCAAAGATCGTCCCTTTGATAGGGACAAATGCGCTGTAATAGACCCTGCTCACCCCAATCTCCCTGTACTCCTTTACAACCCTCTGGAATATTTCGAGGTCTGTCTCACCTGCTGCGCCGACCACAAGCTGTGTCGTCTGGGAGCCTCTGGAGCGTCTCGCCAGGATGTCACGTATGTACATCTGCCTGTCCAGTATGTCCCTTTCGTAATCCTTCGTCGGGCTGAGCTCATGCATCACATCCATCGATGGTGCCTCGATGTTGATGCTCACCCTGTCAGCGAGCTCCACAGCCTCTTCTATCAGGTGCCTGGATGTCCCAGGGAGAATCTTGAGGTGGATGTATCCTGAGAACCCGTGCCTCTCCCTGAGAATCCGCACAGTCTCGAGCATCTCCTCCATCGTGGAATCCTCATCCCTGCCCGCGCCGGAGCTCAGGAAGAGGCCGTCAATGAGCCCTTCTCTTCTCAGACTGCTCACTATATTGGAAAGCTCCTCTGGAGTGTAGGAGCATCCATTTGATGTCCCTGCATTGGGGCAGTAGCCACATTGATGATAGCACTCGTTGGTGAAGAGAGTCTTGAAGAGGCGCACATGGCAGCCATTGCGTCCTGAGGCACTGTAGATCAGCGAGTCATCATTCCGTCTGTGGCAGCACCTGTCGTATCTGGTGCTTCTGCTGAGCGCCTGAACCTTAATATCAACGTCCTCGAGATCGAAGCTCGCACCACGTGCCAGGATCGACCGTTCCATCGTGCCGTTCTTCTACCCTCACAGTAAATACCATCTGCCCATGCGGGGCGAAAGTGATCTCGGGTGTATCCGAGTTTACCATAAAAGCACGACACTCAGCGTCAACCCCCTTGATCCATTTTGGAGAGAGCATCTCGAACGCTTTCATCTTTTGGCACGCCTTTTTATTGCATATGGAGTTTCTGTGCAGATTTGCAGCGCACTGACAGGGCCCAATAATTGGTGGGATCAGAGTACCTGGATCCCGAATGATTCCATCAGGACATCATGGTTCAGCCTTCCGCTCACGATAGTTGTCCTAGATATCAGCTCGTTCATCACGACCCTCGCTGGAGCGAAGATATTGTGGTCGACCTTGAAGAAGTCGAAGCCTGCTGCTTTGAATGCACTGTAAAACGGCACGCCATAGTCCCTGGAAGCAGATGATGGCATCTTTCTCACATAATCTTTGAGCTCCTCTAGGTTCTCATACTCAATTGTGTAATACGTATCGCCGCCGTAGATTATGGCATCGTTGGACGCGCCCATGCACATCGTGGCGTCGCCGGCCACCGGCGCGATCGGAGCCACGCCCCAGCCGCTTTTTATCTTTGTTATATCGAAACCCATGGTGAAGAGCTTGTGCATACCTGTCTCGACAATCCTGGCAGATACCTGGACCATGCCCGCCACAGAGTCGGTCGGAGCCACAGCGATTCTCAGGTCAGATGGCTCTATTCCGCACATCTCAGCTATTCGAGCAGCCACAGCCGCATCTGGAATCCTGCTCGCCTCCAGAACAATTGCCCCGACATCCGAGTATTCATCAAACCCGATCCTCTCGTAAAGATCCTTCGTCTTCCGGGCAAGAGCCCTCGCAGGTCCGCTGCCCATCGCGAAGTACTTGTCGACCTTGATCTGCCACATCGCGCACTGCGACCCCATGCAAGATATCGCGGGATGGTCTGTGGTGACCTGTATTCCCGGGACTGATATGCCTTTGAGACCGTACGGCACGATCTGGATGTCGGCCAGGTCTGCCATGCATATCCTGCTGATGAATATGCCTGCCCAGAGGCCGCCGGGCGCCTTAACGCCAGCATCTATAACAACCGCGCCGTTCTCCAGCTCTATCACATCGACTCTGAGATCATCGGCCAGATCGAGCATCTCCTCGAAGACCTCAAAGCCCATCTCGTTTATGCTCATCAAACATGATCACCTTTCCCGAGCGAGGAGTGCGAGATTGGATATAAACAAATCGTCCAGATCTGCATGGGAGGACCACGAAGATTCCCCGTCTTCAGGCCTGCGACGAGTCGTGCTTCTCATTTCCATGAATTCATTCTGTGTTATTTGAGCTGACCACTCTCCCCTGGAGGATTCGATCCGCGAGCCTGGAGAGCGGAAGGCTCTGCAGGTAAACCCTCCCAGGCCCTTTGAGCCTCGCCAGGAAAATTCCCTCACCGCCGAAGAGCGCGTTTCTTATTCCGCCTACAAAACGTATATCGTAATCCACGTCTCTCGAGAAGGCGACGAGGCATCCTGTATCAACATTTATCACCTCTTCCTCCTGGAGATCTCTAGTGATCAGAGCACCTCCGGCATGGATGAACACCATACCCCTGCCCCTCAGTCTTTGAAGGACAAAACCCTCGCCACCGAAGAAGCCCGCACCAAGACGCTTTGTGAATGCCAACTCAATCTCCACACCGCTCTCCCCGCAGAGGAAGGCTCCCCTCTGGCATAGAAGCTGTCCTCCAAACTCATCAAGATTGAGTGGCAGTATCTTTCCCGGAAAGGGCGCGGAGAACGCCATCCTTTTCATATCATCAGATCGGTTGGTAAAGCTCGTTATGAACAAACCCTCCCCTGCCACTGCTCTCTTCAACCCCTTTATGATGCCTCCTGTGGACGCGCTCATATCTATCTCATCATCCATGAAGAGCATCGCGCCCGCCTCTGATCTTATGCTCTCACCCGGAGCCATCTGGACCTCCAGGACCTGGAGATCATCTCCAAGAATGGTGTATCTAAGACTCATTCCAAAACCCCATGTAATGCACTGCTCTCTGGACCATTGGATATCTCTCTTCCCACGGCCGAACGGATGGTTTCCACATGCTGTTCGCTTATCTCCAAATTCAACATCTCCTCTAGATTCCGTCCCTCGCCTCGAGGAACGCGCGTATCACCTCGGCCACAGACCATGCCTGTGATATGCATCCGCCAGGCCTGTGCGGCGGATCGCCATCGTACACCTCTGCGATGGTTCCAATGCCGTAGCGGCGCTCCTCGAGGAGAGGTCTGAGGAGAGAGATCGCGTGCATCCTGCTCCTCTTGCTGTACCTGCTCGCTCGGAGGTAAGCGGTGATGTACGGCCCGATCAGCCACGGCCAGACGGTGCCCTGATGGTATGCCTGATCCCTCTCTCTGGGGGAGCCCTCGTAGCGCCCGATGTAGGCCGGATCTCTGGGAGATAAGGTTCTGAGACCATAGGGGGTGAGAAGCTCCTCAGTCGCATTTCTCACAACCGCACGCGTCCGTTCCAGCGATAAAAGCCCGTGGGAGAACGCGACAGCTACGACCTGATTCGGTCTCACCGACCCATCATATGGATCTATTGTATCGTAAAGATAACCCGCAGGGTTCCAGAACCGCCTGAATGAGCGCCTGACGCGTTCTGCCAGGCCGTGCCACCTCCACTCCAGGCCTGCGGCTTCGCTGAGCTCCTCCAGAGACCTCAAGGCCTCGTACCAGAGCGCATTCACTTCGACGCACTTTCCAGCCCTGGGAGTAACGCACCGGCCATCAACTCGCGCGTCCATCCAGGTCGCGCCCTCTGAGGATGATATGAGACAATCGGAGTCCATGTATCCCACAGGCGTCATGGTGGTGTAGCATTCGATGATGCCCATCAGCGTGGGCCAGAGCTCTCTGATAAAAGATGAATCCGAGGAGAACCTGTGGTACTCACACACAGCTCTTATGAAGAGCAGTGACGCATCCACCGTGTTGTAAGAGCCTGCCCCCAGATCGTTTGGAATCAGGCCATCCTGCATCTGTTCTGAGAATGTTCTGAGCACCGCTCTGGCATCATCAAACCTGCCAGTGCAGAGGAGAAGACCAGGAAGGGCGATCATGGCATCCCTCCCCCAGTCGTCGAACCAGTGGTACCCAGCGATGATGCTCATGCCGCTGCCGCGACGGACCAGAAAGCTATCTGCAGCGATAGCGAGCGACCTCATCTCCTCAGGAAGTGTGGAAAGGAGTTTGCTCTGTCTTTTCAGCTCATCCGTTAATACCGAGTCGTCTGCATCAACCATCCTCGTGGATGCGGTAATGCAGAGATCCAGCTCGTTCTCCACATCAGCCTCAAACCACCCCGGGCAGAGGAGGTCTTCCACCCAGCCCAGCCCGCGCACCCTCTCGATCTCATACTCAAAGTTGTGGTACCAGACCTCGTTTCTCACGTACCTCGCGCGGTCTGAGAAAAGGTGGAGATTGCATCTCGATCTAAGAAGGGTGCCCCTCTCCATAATCTCCTGGCGTATCTCTGGCCTGCCCGAAACAGCATGGAAGCACCTCGATGTGACAAGGGGCATGATCCTGATATGAGAATCTCCAGAGATGTGGTACTTCACAACAGTCGTGTTCTCCCCATGGACCATGAAGATCTGCTTTACGACCTCGATACCGTTCGCTCTGTATAGATATGTGGGCACAGGCTCTGCAGTGAATGATTCAAGATACATGAACCCTCGTGGGTGCACCACACCTGGATACTGATGGTTTGCCAGCTCGATACCGTTAACGGTCTCATCAAGAGAGGAGAGCAGAAGCCATCTGTCCACCGGCGGACTGAGCGATGCTATCAGAAGGCCGTGATACGCCCTGGTGTTTGCACCAATGGATGTGGACGATGCATATCCTCCAATTCCATTTGTCACAATCCATTCCCTGGATATCCCATCACTGTAGGGAATCATTTCTTCACCCTCTGAAGATGTCACTTCGCCATCATCACGATTTTTTTGCAGACCTCTTCATTCTCCTGTTGAGTGCATCCAGCAGAGCACCCCTGAGATCCTCGCCCTTCAGCTTTGATGCTTTTCTCAGTGCTCTGGCAAGGCGCTCGTCACCTAGGCTCTGGGATGCCCATGTGGCGAAGCTTCCGAGCGATGCGTGATGCTCCAGAGTATCCGTATCCGCTCTGCTGAGCATATTCACCATTCCCTGTGTGCTCCAGGCGGTTCCGATCTCTGCGCCATCCTTTGTGGAGAGCACGAATGGATGATCTGCCATGTCCAGGATCTCTGACAGGCGACGGTGAAGGTCTGAGAGGACGCTGAAGTATGTAACAGCAGCATCATACGGATTCCCGTAGGGGCTGAAGTAGCTGTGCACCTCCCCCGGGCCGCCGCCATGTGTGAATATGTAGTAGAGGTGATCGCTCAGGCTGAGGAGCCTCCATATTCTGAGCGTATCCTCTCCGGCCTCCCGCGACGGTCCCTGGAGATTCTGGAGGTATGTGTAACAGGCCCACTGGAGGGCGTTCCCGAGCCAGCAGCTTGTGTCCCTCTCCAGATCCGCCCATGATCTGGCGCTCCTGACGCTCACGGTGCGCGAGGGCTCCACTCTCTCAACGATCTCAGCTGGCGTGGAGAATCTCAGATTCTTCCATTTCAGGATCTCTCCGGGAAGGCATCTCAGAAACTCGAATATCCCCGTCTCAGGCCAGTGGTGCTCCCCAAAGGTCTCGTAGTCCATGAAGAGGTTTATGCATCTCCCAGGGGTTGCTGCGAGCCATGCTGCATACTTGTCCGCTGTGAGCGGGAACTCCTCCCAGTTCCTCGATGAGAACCTGAACCCTATGTCATCGGTGAGCTGGTAATTCCTGAGAAGCAGTGAGATGCTCCTACACCCTTCAGGCCTGTAAACGTGATTCGGATCAGCAATGACGCCCTCTGCGAATATCCCCCTGTAGCCCATATCCTCAGCCATCGCCGCGATCTCATCATTGTAGATCAGCTCTGTGTTCTCGAATATTGTGGGCTTAACGCCAAAGATGTCCCACATGAGTTCTCTGTGCATCCTCACCTGCTCGCGAAACTCCTTTCTGTCGAAGAGGCTTGTGAGTGAATGATAGTACGTCTGGTCGAGTATCTCCACATTGCCGGTATCCACCATCTCTATGAAAGTATCCAGTACATCCGGTCTGTACCTTCTGCACTGCTCCACGAACACACCTGAGAGGCTGTATGCGACCTTGAACGGGCGATCTGTATCAGAGAAACGTTTTATGAGCTCCAGCATGATCCTGTTCGCGGGAAGGTAGCACTTCTCTGCCACCCTCTCGAATACGTTGCGATTCTCTATATCATCAAAGTAGAAATCATGATGCGGCCTGGTCCTCCGGAAGATGCTGCCTGACCAAAAGAATTCCTTTTTGAGCCTGAATGGCTGATGGACTTCGAAGCT from Methanothrix thermoacetophila PT includes the following:
- the mch gene encoding methenyltetrahydromethanopterin cyclohydrolase, which codes for MMSINEMGFEVFEEMLDLADDLRVDVIELENGAVVIDAGVKAPGGLWAGIFISRICMADLADIQIVPYGLKGISVPGIQVTTDHPAISCMGSQCAMWQIKVDKYFAMGSGPARALARKTKDLYERIGFDEYSDVGAIVLEASRIPDAAVAARIAEMCGIEPSDLRIAVAPTDSVAGMVQVSARIVETGMHKLFTMGFDITKIKSGWGVAPIAPVAGDATMCMGASNDAIIYGGDTYYTIEYENLEELKDYVRKMPSSASRDYGVPFYSAFKAAGFDFFKVDHNIFAPARVVMNELISRTTIVSGRLNHDVLMESFGIQVL
- a CDS encoding TIGR00266 family protein produces the protein MSLRYTILGDDLQVLEVQMAPGESIRSEAGAMLFMDDEIDMSASTGGIIKGLKRAVAGEGLFITSFTNRSDDMKRMAFSAPFPGKILPLNLDEFGGQLLCQRGAFLCGESGVEIELAFTKRLGAGFFGGEGFVLQRLRGRGMVFIHAGGALITRDLQEEEVINVDTGCLVAFSRDVDYDIRFVGGIRNALFGGEGIFLARLKGPGRVYLQSLPLSRLADRILQGRVVSSNNTE
- a CDS encoding amylo-alpha-1,6-glucosidase, whose protein sequence is MIPYSDGISREWIVTNGIGGYASSTSIGANTRAYHGLLIASLSPPVDRWLLLSSLDETVNGIELANHQYPGVVHPRGFMYLESFTAEPVPTYLYRANGIEVVKQIFMVHGENTTVVKYHISGDSHIRIMPLVTSRCFHAVSGRPEIRQEIMERGTLLRSRCNLHLFSDRARYVRNEVWYHNFEYEIERVRGLGWVEDLLCPGWFEADVENELDLCITASTRMVDADDSVLTDELKRQSKLLSTLPEEMRSLAIAADSFLVRRGSGMSIIAGYHWFDDWGRDAMIALPGLLLCTGRFDDARAVLRTFSEQMQDGLIPNDLGAGSYNTVDASLLFIRAVCEYHRFSSDSSFIRELWPTLMGIIECYTTMTPVGYMDSDCLISSSEGATWMDARVDGRCVTPRAGKCVEVNALWYEALRSLEELSEAAGLEWRWHGLAERVRRSFRRFWNPAGYLYDTIDPYDGSVRPNQVVAVAFSHGLLSLERTRAVVRNATEELLTPYGLRTLSPRDPAYIGRYEGSPRERDQAYHQGTVWPWLIGPYITAYLRASRYSKRSRMHAISLLRPLLEERRYGIGTIAEVYDGDPPHRPGGCISQAWSVAEVIRAFLEARDGI
- a CDS encoding glycoside hydrolase family 57 protein codes for the protein MTDISISFEVHQPFRLKKEFFWSGSIFRRTRPHHDFYFDDIENRNVFERVAEKCYLPANRIMLELIKRFSDTDRPFKVAYSLSGVFVEQCRRYRPDVLDTFIEMVDTGNVEILDQTYYHSLTSLFDRKEFREQVRMHRELMWDIFGVKPTIFENTELIYNDEIAAMAEDMGYRGIFAEGVIADPNHVYRPEGCRSISLLLRNYQLTDDIGFRFSSRNWEEFPLTADKYAAWLAATPGRCINLFMDYETFGEHHWPETGIFEFLRCLPGEILKWKNLRFSTPAEIVERVEPSRTVSVRSARSWADLERDTSCWLGNALQWACYTYLQNLQGPSREAGEDTLRIWRLLSLSDHLYYIFTHGGGPGEVHSYFSPYGNPYDAAVTYFSVLSDLHRRLSEILDMADHPFVLSTKDGAEIGTAWSTQGMVNMLSRADTDTLEHHASLGSFATWASQSLGDERLARALRKASKLKGEDLRGALLDALNRRMKRSAKKS